Proteins from one Deinococcus sp. AB2017081 genomic window:
- a CDS encoding peptide chain release factor 3, with the protein MTSPEANPAALGHEIARRRTFAIISHPDAGKTTITEKLLLYGGAIQEAGSVTAKEGRSHTKSDWMTIEQQRGISISSSALTFEYQGRHINLLDTPGHQDFSEDTYRTLTAADSALMVLDGARGVQTQTEKLFAVCRNRHIPILTFINKMDRPALDPFDLLAQLENVLSITAVPMTWPIGDGPDFKGVYDLQTSQVLAFERTSGGKHRAPMQTSGLDDPKLDDLVGRDLAAKLREDVELIQAAMPEFDPSGFLNGELTPVFFGSAMNNFGVEHFLANFVELAPPPGPTDTTLGDRAPEAGFAGFIFKLQANMSRAHRDRTAFMRVMSGHFERGMDVTHTRTGRKLRLSQAHTLFAQDREKVEEAYPGDIVGLVNPGVFQIGDVVSVDAKVQLPSFPRFTPETFATLGLKDVGKRKAFMKGIAQLSEEGVVQVFYPTDGARDPYLGAVGPLQFEVFQARLLEEYGVDVELNITGYQLVRWLAGDPTSVARFARHVEDDQGRPVMLFRSRYDLEYTAEQHPEIEFLPLPKDLTRV; encoded by the coding sequence ATGACCTCACCCGAAGCCAACCCAGCCGCGCTGGGGCACGAGATTGCCCGCCGCCGCACCTTCGCCATCATCTCGCACCCGGACGCCGGGAAGACGACCATCACCGAGAAGCTGCTCCTGTACGGAGGCGCGATTCAGGAGGCGGGCAGCGTCACCGCCAAGGAAGGGCGTTCCCACACCAAGTCCGACTGGATGACCATCGAACAGCAGCGCGGTATCTCGATCAGCTCGTCCGCGCTGACCTTCGAGTATCAGGGCCGCCACATCAACCTGCTGGACACGCCGGGGCACCAGGATTTCAGCGAGGACACCTACCGCACCCTGACCGCCGCCGACAGCGCCCTGATGGTGCTCGACGGTGCCCGTGGCGTCCAGACGCAGACCGAGAAGCTGTTCGCCGTGTGCCGCAACCGCCACATCCCGATCCTGACCTTCATCAACAAGATGGATCGTCCGGCGCTCGATCCCTTCGACCTGCTGGCGCAGCTGGAAAATGTCCTGAGCATCACCGCCGTGCCCATGACCTGGCCCATCGGGGATGGGCCGGACTTCAAGGGTGTGTATGACCTCCAGACCTCGCAGGTGCTGGCCTTCGAGCGCACGTCGGGCGGCAAGCACCGGGCCCCCATGCAGACCTCGGGTCTGGATGATCCGAAGCTCGATGATCTGGTGGGCCGAGACCTGGCCGCCAAGCTCCGCGAGGACGTGGAACTCATCCAGGCGGCGATGCCCGAATTCGACCCGTCCGGCTTCCTGAACGGCGAACTCACGCCCGTGTTCTTCGGCAGCGCCATGAACAACTTCGGCGTGGAGCACTTCCTGGCGAACTTCGTGGAACTCGCGCCGCCCCCCGGCCCGACCGACACCACCCTGGGCGACCGCGCCCCGGAGGCGGGCTTCGCGGGCTTCATCTTCAAGCTGCAGGCGAACATGAGCCGCGCCCACCGCGACCGGACGGCCTTCATGCGGGTCATGAGTGGCCATTTCGAGCGCGGCATGGACGTGACCCACACCCGCACCGGGCGCAAGCTGCGGCTGTCGCAGGCGCACACCCTGTTCGCCCAGGACCGCGAGAAGGTCGAGGAGGCGTATCCCGGCGACATCGTCGGCCTCGTGAACCCCGGCGTGTTCCAGATCGGCGACGTGGTCAGTGTGGACGCCAAGGTGCAGCTCCCCAGCTTCCCGCGCTTCACGCCCGAGACCTTCGCCACGCTGGGCCTCAAGGACGTCGGCAAGCGCAAGGCGTTCATGAAGGGCATTGCGCAGCTCTCCGAGGAAGGCGTCGTGCAGGTCTTCTACCCGACCGACGGTGCCCGCGATCCCTATCTGGGGGCCGTCGGCCCGCTCCAGTTCGAGGTCTTCCAGGCCCGGCTGCTGGAGGAATACGGCGTGGATGTCGAGCTGAACATCACGGGCTACCAGCTCGTGCGCTGGCTGGCGGGCGATCCGACCAGCGTGGCCCGCTTTGCCCGCCACGTCGAGGACGACCAGGGCCGCCCGGTCATGCTGTTCCGCAGCCGATACGACCTCGAATACACCGCCGAGCAGCACCCCGAGATCGAGTTCCTGCCGCTGCCCAAGGATCTGACGCGGGTGTAG
- a CDS encoding C39 family peptidase has product MPLLRMLLTLFVLGTAVAAAPTPTGYVLQGMPLVRQTYNACGPASISQVLAYFGLNVSQAEVSRYTRPSDRSYMTAQAIVTFAPMVGMQARLYSGGSLDTVRAAIRRGLPLIALQSHITAQGRVIPHWRVVSGYDDATRVVYLMDPLLGYVKMGYADFTRVWADHHGQFAVMYPPKLRGTVKEAIG; this is encoded by the coding sequence GTGCCGCTCCTGCGTATGCTCCTGACCCTGTTCGTGCTCGGCACGGCGGTCGCCGCCGCTCCCACGCCGACCGGCTATGTCCTCCAGGGCATGCCGCTCGTCCGGCAGACCTACAACGCCTGCGGCCCGGCCAGCATCTCGCAGGTGCTCGCATACTTCGGCCTGAACGTCTCCCAGGCCGAGGTCAGCCGCTACACCCGCCCCAGTGACCGCTCGTACATGACCGCGCAGGCCATCGTCACGTTTGCCCCCATGGTGGGTATGCAGGCCCGGCTGTACTCCGGCGGCTCGCTGGACACCGTGCGGGCCGCGATCCGGCGGGGGCTGCCGCTGATCGCCCTGCAATCGCACATCACGGCGCAGGGCCGCGTGATTCCCCATTGGCGCGTGGTATCGGGCTACGACGACGCCACCCGCGTGGTGTACCTGATGGATCCCCTGCTGGGCTACGTGAAGATGGGCTACGCCGATTTCACCCGCGTCTGGGCCGACCACCACGGCCAGTTCGCGGTCATGTACCCGCCGAAGCTGCGCGGCACGGTGAAAGAGGCCATCGGGTAG
- a CDS encoding YceI family protein, translating into MKTSPRNALPLMLLLGSMATAAPVTYTVISNPTLNLMTAESSTVVENIVARTPEVSGTLSFDSAAKVGSGKVTVNGASIKTGMTARDGHMRSEAWLNFDKTPAIVFETTGVKHVSGDQYDVIGNLTLNGVTRPVTSRATVKLTPASDATRAAGAKGDVLAVSTAFKVKLSDHKVTNARIPNQVSDTLAISLKFIASNK; encoded by the coding sequence ATGAAGACATCGCCTAGAAACGCGTTGCCGCTGATGCTCCTGCTGGGCAGCATGGCCACCGCCGCGCCCGTGACCTACACGGTCATCTCCAACCCCACCCTGAACCTGATGACCGCCGAGAGCAGCACCGTGGTCGAGAACATCGTGGCGCGGACGCCCGAGGTCAGCGGCACCCTCAGTTTCGACTCGGCGGCGAAGGTGGGCAGCGGCAAGGTCACGGTGAACGGGGCCAGCATCAAGACCGGCATGACCGCTCGTGACGGCCACATGCGCTCGGAGGCGTGGCTGAACTTCGACAAGACCCCGGCCATCGTGTTCGAGACGACCGGCGTGAAGCACGTCTCGGGCGACCAGTACGACGTGATCGGCAACCTGACGCTGAATGGCGTGACCCGGCCCGTCACCAGCCGGGCGACTGTGAAACTGACCCCGGCCAGCGACGCCACGCGGGCGGCGGGTGCCAAGGGTGATGTGCTGGCCGTGTCTACCGCGTTCAAGGTCAAGCTCAGCGACCACAAGGTCACGAACGCCCGGATTCCGAACCAGGTCAGCGACACCCTGGCGATCTCGCTGAAGTTCATCGCCAGCAACAAGTAA
- a CDS encoding S8 family serine peptidase — protein MKKNVLASVFAVSLSLTLAACGQQTTAPASTDATLGAQAVHGSQRLVVVFRNGKLPADASARITKAGGKVTKAIGNAGVATITGTAATRAALEKDTAVLAVGIEHRYELPKNTDRVLATAANTGGAFSVTAADTLYGYQWDMRRIGAQVAAERVGAAQTKVTVGVLDTGVMSDHPDMVGQLAFSKGTNYCQETGRDGTTGYPVYSRYIDFDAHPNWSEADGCATTTVTYEDHGTHVAGTVAGKAGGGGIIGVAPGVKIAAYKVFDRYRYTDTDGSIVDAVGGFDGPIFDAIIDAANRGVNVINMSLGGTLDRSNRDDNASWLAWQRVMNYADKKGTLIIASAGNAAENSNGNIAHIPSDVPGIMSVSATGVTALKTVGGQLVANGPDVLAFYSNYGASTDIAAPGGDCGTNPANGLSWCDAVNRPNRPATYFYHLILSSVIDYTTGAPAYAWFAGTSMASPHVAGVAALVKAQHPEFSTNQLKAYLKRSAENVGQKQTFGSGLANADLATR, from the coding sequence ATGAAGAAGAACGTACTGGCGTCCGTTTTTGCCGTTTCCCTGTCCCTGACCCTCGCCGCGTGTGGACAGCAGACCACCGCGCCCGCCTCCACGGATGCCACCCTGGGTGCCCAGGCGGTTCACGGCAGCCAGCGCCTCGTGGTCGTGTTCCGGAATGGCAAGCTGCCCGCCGACGCCTCGGCCCGCATCACGAAGGCCGGCGGGAAGGTCACGAAGGCCATCGGGAACGCCGGGGTCGCGACCATCACCGGCACGGCCGCGACCCGCGCAGCGCTGGAGAAGGACACCGCCGTGCTGGCGGTCGGCATCGAGCACCGCTATGAGCTGCCGAAGAACACGGATCGCGTCCTGGCCACGGCCGCGAACACCGGTGGGGCCTTCAGCGTGACGGCTGCCGATACCCTCTACGGCTACCAGTGGGACATGCGCCGGATCGGTGCCCAGGTGGCCGCCGAGCGGGTCGGTGCCGCACAGACGAAGGTGACGGTGGGGGTGCTGGACACCGGCGTCATGAGCGACCACCCGGACATGGTCGGGCAGCTCGCGTTCAGCAAGGGCACCAACTACTGCCAGGAGACCGGCCGGGACGGCACGACCGGGTATCCGGTGTACAGCAGGTACATCGACTTCGACGCCCACCCCAACTGGAGTGAGGCCGACGGCTGCGCCACCACCACCGTCACCTACGAGGATCACGGCACCCACGTGGCCGGCACCGTAGCCGGGAAGGCAGGCGGCGGCGGCATCATCGGCGTGGCCCCCGGCGTGAAGATCGCGGCGTACAAGGTGTTCGACCGCTACCGCTACACCGACACCGACGGCAGCATTGTGGACGCCGTGGGCGGCTTCGACGGGCCCATCTTCGACGCGATCATCGATGCGGCCAACCGTGGCGTGAACGTCATCAACATGAGCCTCGGGGGCACCCTCGACCGCTCGAACCGGGACGACAACGCCTCGTGGCTCGCGTGGCAGCGCGTCATGAACTATGCCGACAAGAAGGGCACCCTGATCATCGCGTCGGCCGGGAATGCCGCCGAGAACTCGAACGGCAACATCGCTCACATCCCGTCGGACGTGCCGGGCATCATGTCGGTCTCGGCAACCGGCGTGACCGCGCTGAAGACCGTCGGCGGCCAGCTCGTCGCGAACGGCCCGGACGTCCTGGCGTTCTACTCGAACTACGGGGCCAGCACGGACATCGCCGCGCCCGGTGGTGACTGCGGCACGAACCCGGCCAACGGCCTGTCGTGGTGCGACGCCGTGAACCGCCCCAACCGCCCGGCGACGTACTTCTACCACCTGATCCTGTCGAGCGTGATCGACTACACGACCGGCGCTCCTGCGTACGCGTGGTTTGCCGGCACCAGCATGGCCAGCCCGCACGTGGCCGGCGTGGCGGCGCTCGTCAAGGCGCAGCACCCCGAATTCAGCACCAACCAGCTCAAGGCGTACCTGAAGCGCAGCGCCGAGAACGTGGGCCAGAAGCAGACCTTCGGCAGCGGCCTCGCCAACGCCGATCTCGCCACCCGCTGA
- a CDS encoding MDR family oxidoreductase gives MTTTSPLPDTYRALRVLKDDSGIRPEIQTLPSAELPAGTAVVHVSHSSLNYKDGLAVAGRPGVLRRYPMTPGIDLAGTVLADETGTYTPGDPVILTGWGIGERHDGGYATLARVDSGWLVPAPQGTDAVWAMGIGTAGFTAMLAVLALETHGLTPGDGEVLVTGAAGGVGSTAVALLAAAGHTVTASTGREQEADYLRSLGASSVISREEVSGLTRPLEKERWAGVIDTVGGTTLAGAYAATRTHGSVAVCGLAGGSDLHTTVFPLILRGVNLLGIDSVTCPTPLRCAAWDRLARDLPPARLKGVTQLRGLSEVPALADEILAGHVRGRTVIDVQR, from the coding sequence ATGACGACCACATCTCCCCTGCCCGACACGTACCGTGCCCTGCGCGTCCTGAAGGACGACTCTGGCATCCGGCCCGAGATCCAGACCCTGCCGTCGGCGGAGCTGCCCGCCGGGACAGCCGTGGTACACGTCAGCCATTCCAGCCTGAACTACAAGGACGGCCTGGCGGTCGCCGGGCGGCCCGGCGTGCTGCGCCGCTATCCCATGACCCCCGGCATCGACCTGGCGGGCACTGTCCTGGCCGACGAGACCGGCACGTATACACCCGGTGATCCGGTGATCCTGACCGGCTGGGGGATCGGTGAGCGGCACGACGGCGGCTACGCCACGCTGGCACGGGTGGACTCGGGCTGGCTGGTGCCCGCGCCCCAGGGCACAGACGCCGTGTGGGCCATGGGGATCGGCACGGCGGGCTTCACCGCCATGCTCGCGGTGCTGGCGCTGGAGACCCACGGCCTGACGCCCGGCGACGGCGAGGTGCTGGTCACGGGAGCCGCCGGGGGGGTCGGCAGCACGGCGGTCGCGCTGCTGGCCGCCGCCGGTCACACCGTCACCGCCAGCACGGGCCGCGAGCAGGAGGCGGATTACCTGCGGAGCCTGGGGGCCAGCTCCGTGATCAGCCGCGAGGAGGTCAGCGGCCTGACCCGCCCCCTGGAGAAGGAGCGCTGGGCGGGCGTGATCGACACCGTGGGCGGCACGACCCTGGCCGGGGCCTACGCCGCCACGCGCACCCATGGCAGCGTCGCGGTGTGCGGACTGGCGGGCGGCAGCGACCTGCACACCACGGTGTTCCCGCTGATCCTGCGCGGCGTGAACCTGCTGGGCATCGACTCCGTGACGTGTCCCACGCCGCTGCGCTGCGCAGCCTGGGATCGGCTGGCCCGCGACCTGCCCCCGGCGCGGCTGAAGGGGGTCACGCAGCTCCGGGGGCTGAGCGAGGTGCCGGCGCTGGCCGACGAGATCCTGGCCGGCCATGTGCGCGGGCGGACGGTCATCGACGTCCAGCGCTGA
- a CDS encoding S8 family serine peptidase: MTRLLRPACAAGALTLLLAGCQLFPSGGPGQHTIHAGAALTVPVSQPYQGTWTVTALPVWATVSKTSGTGDVAFTLTVNRGAGVPVNATATGLTGTLALTWKGRDGRMGVTTWPISALNYRLSGQVTSGATVQGTQVQVRSAAPVTTTATARGVIVTYRDSPSGLQAQSRGTMPAERALSTLRAGGIAVGRAAPLGARSALLRVAATEAAIAALKADPQVLSVTENAVLRPQATLAAPVVPTDQFAPLQWTYRLVGYPAVWRDMATTPYTRPVTVAVIDSGVRYDHPDLQGRLWRSGEGALDVLEAVVDTAGTGNGDGDGPDTDPTDPLTPGRTLGSHGTHVTGIIAARWGDNGATPDCPSCSTTGVIGAVNTANVKVLPIRAIDAEGNTDVAQVAVSVRYAAGLPVVLGGKTYTSPHAAEVINLSLGGEISAATAQPMCDAISEAVAAGSLVVVAAGNGYNETPYYPAACDGAVAVGAVTLSGASAPRRATYSNAYPQVQLSAPGGADYFQTPTYYNGATWDPQGDGSPEPFVDSVLSTGWDYTKNLPNYEVESGTSQAAPQVSALAALLLSKGITTTAAATLERLKATATDLGEVGRDRAFGVGMINAAAALGAPAVSDTLGLRLQDDRGRAVQPPLDAMGRFTAYVGEGTFRVIAGRDRNANGVYGEVGEPRIERQAVLGPDTPTADVGELTPQ, encoded by the coding sequence ATGACGCGCCTGCTCCGCCCTGCCTGTGCCGCCGGTGCCCTGACGCTGCTGCTCGCCGGCTGCCAGCTGTTCCCCTCCGGTGGGCCGGGCCAGCACACGATCCACGCCGGGGCCGCGCTGACGGTGCCCGTGTCGCAGCCGTATCAGGGCACGTGGACCGTCACGGCACTGCCGGTGTGGGCGACGGTGTCGAAGACCTCCGGAACCGGTGACGTCGCGTTCACACTGACGGTGAACCGGGGGGCGGGCGTACCGGTGAACGCGACCGCCACCGGGCTCACCGGTACCCTGGCACTCACCTGGAAGGGGCGGGACGGACGTATGGGCGTCACCACATGGCCCATATCGGCGCTGAACTACCGCCTGTCGGGGCAGGTCACCTCCGGCGCCACGGTTCAGGGGACGCAGGTGCAGGTGCGTTCCGCCGCCCCAGTCACCACCACCGCGACGGCGCGGGGCGTGATCGTGACCTACCGCGACAGCCCCAGTGGGCTCCAGGCGCAGTCGCGCGGCACGATGCCGGCGGAACGCGCCCTGAGCACCCTCCGGGCCGGCGGGATCGCCGTGGGCCGCGCCGCGCCGCTGGGTGCCCGGTCGGCCCTGCTGCGCGTGGCCGCCACCGAAGCGGCCATCGCCGCCCTGAAGGCCGACCCACAGGTGCTGTCGGTCACCGAGAACGCCGTGCTGCGGCCGCAGGCGACGCTGGCCGCGCCCGTCGTGCCGACCGATCAGTTCGCCCCACTGCAGTGGACATACCGGCTCGTGGGGTATCCGGCGGTGTGGCGCGACATGGCGACCACGCCCTACACCCGTCCGGTGACGGTCGCGGTCATCGACAGCGGGGTGCGCTATGACCACCCGGATCTACAGGGCCGGCTGTGGCGCTCCGGCGAGGGGGCCCTGGACGTGCTGGAGGCCGTGGTGGACACCGCTGGAACCGGGAACGGCGACGGCGACGGCCCCGACACGGATCCGACCGATCCGCTCACGCCGGGCCGGACGCTCGGCAGCCACGGTACCCATGTCACGGGCATCATCGCCGCCCGGTGGGGCGACAACGGGGCCACTCCCGACTGCCCGTCGTGCAGCACGACGGGCGTGATCGGTGCCGTCAACACCGCGAACGTGAAGGTGCTGCCCATCCGCGCCATCGACGCCGAGGGCAACACGGACGTGGCGCAGGTCGCGGTGTCCGTGCGCTATGCGGCCGGTCTGCCGGTGGTGCTGGGCGGCAAGACCTACACCTCTCCGCACGCGGCGGAGGTCATCAACCTCAGTTTGGGCGGCGAGATCAGCGCGGCCACGGCACAGCCCATGTGCGACGCCATCTCCGAGGCGGTCGCGGCCGGTTCGCTGGTGGTCGTGGCGGCGGGCAACGGGTACAACGAGACGCCGTACTACCCGGCAGCCTGCGACGGGGCGGTGGCGGTGGGCGCCGTCACCCTGTCCGGGGCCAGCGCGCCGCGCCGCGCCACGTATTCCAACGCCTATCCGCAGGTGCAACTGTCCGCACCGGGCGGTGCCGACTACTTCCAGACCCCCACGTACTACAACGGAGCCACCTGGGATCCGCAGGGGGACGGCAGCCCGGAGCCGTTCGTGGACTCGGTGCTGTCGACCGGGTGGGACTACACGAAGAACCTGCCCAACTACGAGGTCGAATCCGGCACGAGCCAGGCTGCCCCGCAGGTCTCTGCGCTGGCCGCGCTGCTGCTCAGCAAGGGCATCACGACCACGGCGGCGGCGACCCTGGAGCGCCTGAAGGCGACGGCCACCGACCTGGGGGAAGTGGGCCGAGACCGCGCGTTCGGTGTCGGCATGATCAACGCTGCCGCTGCCCTGGGAGCCCCGGCCGTCAGCGACACCCTGGGCCTGCGTCTTCAGGACGACCGGGGTCGGGCCGTCCAGCCGCCGCTCGACGCGATGGGACGCTTCACCGCCTACGTGGGCGAGGGCACCTTCCGCGTGATCGCTGGCCGCGACCGCAACGCCAACGGCGTGTATGGCGAGGTCGGCGAGCCGCGCATCGAACGTCAGGCCGTCCTCGGCCCAGACACGCCGACCGCCGACGTGGGCGAGCTGACGCCGCAGTAG
- a CDS encoding hemolysin family protein — MNDYIGVVALLVLVLLNGYFVAVEYALVSVRRTRIDQLVEEGNAAARAVQKVLGRLDLYIAAVQLGVSMMSLLIGFVSEPAIEHLAEPLFVWAGVPEQFQRPAAFTLAFILATSFHIVLGELVPKSAALQRSELLSLRLVQPLVVFTTIFRPVITGLNALGGVILRLFGLKAVAGHHTAYSEEEIRMIVSASSQEGVLEDSEKELVYNVFDLSDTTVREIMTPRVDMVVVDGASPLRRLLELNTEHAYSRVPVFQDTADNIVGIAHTSDMLAHLENLDHMTVADVMRPVFFVPEGMKIKDLLAKMREKKSHLSIVVDEFGGITGLVTLEDALEEIVGEIYDETDEEEVPQIEILGEGRYLMDASLTVHEVEERLASNIEDGDAEYDTLAGFMTDHFGDIPEVGQTFVQGGWAFTVDQADHRRVTRVLVERHTAQPDDALHLETAEE, encoded by the coding sequence ATGAATGACTACATAGGTGTTGTGGCCCTGCTCGTTCTGGTGCTTCTCAACGGGTATTTCGTGGCGGTCGAGTACGCGCTCGTCAGCGTGCGCCGCACCCGCATCGATCAACTCGTCGAGGAGGGCAACGCGGCGGCGAGGGCCGTCCAGAAGGTGCTCGGCCGCCTGGATCTCTACATCGCGGCCGTGCAGCTGGGCGTCTCCATGATGAGCCTGCTGATCGGCTTCGTCTCGGAGCCGGCCATCGAGCATCTGGCCGAACCGCTGTTCGTTTGGGCTGGGGTGCCCGAACAGTTCCAGCGCCCCGCCGCCTTCACGCTGGCCTTCATCCTGGCGACTTCCTTCCACATCGTCCTGGGTGAACTCGTGCCGAAGTCGGCGGCCCTCCAGCGCAGCGAGCTGCTGTCCCTGCGCCTCGTGCAGCCGCTGGTCGTGTTCACGACGATCTTCCGCCCGGTCATCACGGGCCTGAACGCCCTGGGCGGTGTGATCCTGCGCCTGTTCGGCCTCAAGGCCGTCGCCGGGCACCACACGGCGTACTCCGAGGAGGAGATCCGCATGATCGTCTCGGCGTCCAGTCAGGAGGGGGTGCTGGAGGACAGCGAGAAGGAACTCGTGTACAACGTCTTCGATCTGTCGGACACCACCGTGCGTGAGATCATGACGCCGCGCGTGGACATGGTGGTCGTGGACGGGGCCTCGCCGCTGCGGCGGCTGCTGGAGCTGAACACCGAGCACGCGTACTCGCGGGTGCCGGTCTTCCAGGACACGGCCGACAACATCGTCGGGATCGCGCACACCAGCGACATGCTCGCCCATCTGGAGAACCTCGACCACATGACGGTCGCCGACGTGATGCGCCCGGTCTTCTTTGTCCCCGAGGGCATGAAGATCAAGGATCTGCTCGCCAAGATGCGCGAGAAGAAGAGCCACCTGAGCATCGTCGTGGACGAGTTCGGCGGGATCACCGGACTGGTCACGCTGGAAGACGCCCTGGAGGAGATCGTCGGGGAAATCTACGACGAGACCGACGAGGAAGAAGTGCCGCAGATCGAGATCCTGGGCGAGGGCCGCTACCTGATGGACGCCAGCCTGACGGTACACGAGGTCGAGGAGCGTCTGGCCAGCAACATCGAGGACGGCGACGCCGAGTACGACACGCTCGCGGGCTTCATGACCGACCATTTTGGCGACATCCCCGAGGTCGGCCAGACCTTCGTACAGGGGGGCTGGGCCTTCACCGTGGATCAGGCGGATCATCGCCGGGTGACCCGGGTGCTGGTCGAGCGGCACACCGCCCAGCCCGACGACGCCCTTCACCTGGAAACCGCCGAGGAATGA
- a CDS encoding YkgJ family cysteine cluster protein, whose protein sequence is MAPAPSSRESVTAPVIRAYARYGRQAGTWLQGYAARGGRVYCGAGCSACCNMPIRVSLAEALVTAQAITADQRRGMADHAAAVIANARSAPSDEAYVHRHRTEVGFCPLLDRATGSCTAYDVRPTRCRDTFSAFPAVYCAVGTLEAMSPRQRREYHREVARTPGTDGEWHFIAPLEHLSEPVWTAAARAMQDAWSVQVWGDFWVLTTLADHEPFMRAIEAGRARQAWDAARRLDLAHPAVLEIG, encoded by the coding sequence ATGGCCCCTGCACCTTCATCCCGGGAGAGCGTCACGGCCCCGGTCATCCGGGCCTACGCCCGCTACGGCCGGCAGGCCGGCACGTGGCTCCAGGGCTACGCGGCGCGCGGGGGCCGCGTGTACTGCGGGGCCGGCTGCTCGGCGTGCTGCAACATGCCGATCCGCGTCAGTCTGGCCGAGGCGCTCGTGACGGCGCAGGCGATCACGGCCGATCAGCGCCGGGGCATGGCAGATCACGCCGCGGCCGTGATCGCCAATGCCCGCAGCGCACCGTCGGACGAGGCCTATGTGCACCGGCACCGCACCGAGGTCGGCTTCTGCCCGCTGCTCGACCGTGCCACCGGCAGCTGCACCGCCTACGATGTCCGGCCCACCCGCTGCCGCGATACCTTCAGTGCCTTTCCGGCGGTGTACTGCGCCGTGGGCACGCTGGAGGCCATGAGCCCCCGCCAGCGCCGGGAATACCACCGGGAGGTCGCCCGCACGCCGGGGACCGACGGCGAGTGGCACTTCATCGCGCCGCTGGAGCACCTCTCGGAACCGGTGTGGACAGCGGCGGCGCGGGCCATGCAGGACGCCTGGAGCGTGCAGGTGTGGGGTGACTTCTGGGTGCTGACCACCCTGGCGGACCATGAGCCGTTCATGCGCGCCATCGAGGCGGGCCGTGCCCGGCAGGCCTGGGACGCCGCCCGCCGCCTGGATCTGGCCCACCCGGCCGTGCTGGAGATCGGCTGA
- the cdd gene encoding cytidine deaminase, with translation MPTPEQPTPDHAHDNALNVIPDAALLEAARAAFARAYAPYSRFRVGAALRTADGQVFRGVNVENASYGLGRCAEQSAVQAMATAGARSFTDIVVYSEATPPASPCGACRQVLFEFAPDARVVCVNQHGHVVSGLVRDFLPHGFRLEQRDDGHEVGTP, from the coding sequence ATGCCCACTCCTGAACAGCCCACGCCTGACCACGCACACGACAACGCCCTGAACGTGATCCCGGACGCCGCCCTGCTGGAGGCGGCGCGGGCGGCCTTCGCCCGCGCCTATGCTCCGTACAGCCGCTTTCGCGTCGGGGCCGCCCTGCGCACCGCCGACGGTCAGGTCTTCCGGGGCGTGAACGTCGAGAACGCCAGCTACGGCCTGGGCCGCTGTGCCGAACAGAGCGCCGTACAGGCCATGGCCACGGCTGGTGCCCGGTCGTTCACCGACATCGTCGTGTACTCCGAGGCGACCCCCCCGGCCAGTCCGTGCGGCGCGTGCCGACAGGTGCTCTTCGAATTCGCCCCGGACGCCCGCGTGGTGTGCGTGAACCAGCACGGGCATGTGGTCAGCGGGCTGGTGCGCGACTTCCTGCCGCACGGCTTCCGCCTGGAGCAGCGCGATGACGGCCATGAGGTCGGCACGCCGTAG
- a CDS encoding metal-binding protein encodes MPSGRVHNLINIGAYSVLAAAALVASRQELIVVTQAQALTFTLGFAVGTFLLSPDLDLAEGRVDSKRHWGILGVLWVPYGLLFSHRGLSHSWVLGPLTRLAYVALMVALVVGLLRYVAPGVPLPEVPQPVSLKVVVPVVAGYYLSQWLHLVADGVRPDHGMKRSSRKIRRR; translated from the coding sequence ATGCCGAGCGGCCGCGTCCACAACCTCATCAACATCGGGGCCTACAGCGTCCTGGCGGCCGCCGCACTGGTGGCGTCGCGGCAGGAACTGATCGTGGTCACGCAGGCGCAGGCGCTGACCTTCACGCTGGGCTTCGCGGTGGGCACCTTCCTGCTGTCGCCGGATCTGGACCTCGCCGAGGGCCGCGTGGACAGCAAGCGCCACTGGGGCATCCTGGGGGTGTTGTGGGTACCGTACGGCCTGCTGTTCAGCCACCGGGGACTGTCACATTCATGGGTGCTCGGCCCCCTGACCCGGCTGGCCTACGTGGCCCTGATGGTCGCGCTGGTCGTGGGCCTGCTGCGCTACGTCGCGCCGGGGGTTCCCCTGCCCGAGGTGCCGCAGCCGGTCAGCCTCAAGGTGGTCGTGCCGGTCGTGGCCGGATACTACCTGAGCCAGTGGCTGCACCTGGTCGCCGACGGCGTGCGGCCGGATCACGGCATGAAGCGCAGCAGCCGCAAGATCCGGCGCCGCTGA